The genomic DNA TAAAGTGTTTTCCGTTAGGCCCTCCGCATTCATAAATTCGTAAACTTCTTTCAGCAAATTATCCATATGGTGAACGGAGTTATCGTACTGATCGGGAACGGTATTGACAGGAAATACTTTTTCTTCTTCGGGAACTATATAAGGGAAATGATTCGTATTGAAATGAAGGACTCCTGCAAATTTCTCATTTTTATTTTTTAAGAATTTAACGTACTGTTTAAATTCGCGAACGGTTTTGCGGTCATCGATCCCAATATCGTTAAATACTCCCGATCCGCTAGCTTCTTTGTCCCAAATTTTATCGATGCTTGAGTTCCGGAAAAAGCCTTTGAAATTATTCCACTGCAGATCGTGACTAGTGATGTAGAACGTGGAATAGTTAGCGACCTTTGCATACTCCCAAAAAAGGGGAAAATTATGAGTCATCGGTACGGGCTGAGCAGGAGATACTCCCGAGAGTATGCTTGGGAAAGAAAGTAAGGTCGAACTTGAGTTCGAGAAAGCTTGTTTGAAAACGAACGTCGCATTTTTCACGTTTCGAGCTAGGAACGGAGTAGTGTCTTTTTTATAACCGTAAAGACTCATATTATTTTTACGTAAACTCTCTGCGACGATTAGGAGAACATTGAACTTAGGTTTTAAACTTATTTTCGAGAGCTTAGGCTTATTTCTAGACTGAAGACCGGCGGAACCCAAGCTATCCCCGGTCAATCGATTATAAACGTTTCTCCATACGAATGCGATCGTATTCGTATCGGAAACGTACACTTGATCGTTGAAGCGGGTATTGTTATGGAGAAATCCCGTAAGAATTAAAAAGCATAAAACCGAGGCCAAACGCAAAACTTTTCTGAACTTGTATTTGGGTGATTGAACTTTCGTTGAAAGATAAAGAAGCGATCCGATCAGAACGAATAGAAGACATGATAGAACGACTAATCTACCGGTTAAACCTCCCCAAAAAATCGTCCAACTATTCAAAGGCTCCTGGAACAGGAACGAAAAGACGAAAAAATTAGGCATGATTCCGGTATATGCATAATACCCGTAAGAGCCGGCCATACATGCGGTATAGAAAAATGCTGTCAGTAAAAGTAAGATCCAATAAAAACCTTTCTTCCCGTTAAAATAAAGAGAACGAAGTCCGATGATAAGAGCTGAATAGAGTAAGAGGGAGTATATAAATGAAAGTAGATAGAAGGACCATTGCAGAATCCTAAAGCCCGGAAACACTTCGTCTCGGATAATTAGATCCGATACTAGCAAGATTACCGGAATCGCGATTAAAACCGCTTTCTTTCCCGCGATCGACAGAGTATTATTTATTTTGAATCCCATCGTAGAACCAAGGTTTTTCCAGTGAATGTAAGTCGTCAATTACATAGATTGGAATTAACGGTCACTCGGAATCGTACTCGTCCGTCTAAGAAAAGGAGAACTTGATTTATGTTCGGGATCCGTCCTCTCGCTTGGCTTCTATTACTCTTAACGTTGAATTGCTGTCGTCCGTCAAAATCGGATTACCCAGCGCTGAAGAATGCCCAGGAATTTTCGAAGTATTGGGATTCCGGTTTGGCCGAGATAACGACCTTCGATCTAGTCCAAGCTCGTTACGGAAATCTCAATCATGGAATTGC from Leptospira fainei serovar Hurstbridge str. BUT 6 includes the following:
- a CDS encoding sulfatase-like hydrolase/transferase; protein product: MGFKINNTLSIAGKKAVLIAIPVILLVSDLIIRDEVFPGFRILQWSFYLLSFIYSLLLYSALIIGLRSLYFNGKKGFYWILLLLTAFFYTACMAGSYGYYAYTGIMPNFFVFSFLFQEPLNSWTIFWGGLTGRLVVLSCLLFVLIGSLLYLSTKVQSPKYKFRKVLRLASVLCFLILTGFLHNNTRFNDQVYVSDTNTIAFVWRNVYNRLTGDSLGSAGLQSRNKPKLSKISLKPKFNVLLIVAESLRKNNMSLYGYKKDTTPFLARNVKNATFVFKQAFSNSSSTLLSFPSILSGVSPAQPVPMTHNFPLFWEYAKVANYSTFYITSHDLQWNNFKGFFRNSSIDKIWDKEASGSGVFNDIGIDDRKTVREFKQYVKFLKNKNEKFAGVLHFNTNHFPYIVPEEEKVFPVNTVPDQYDNSVHHMDNLLKEVYEFMNAEGLTENTLVIFTSDHGESLFEHEYLGHIDSNHIETIAIPMIISLPPTLIRNGIRTDALERNTTRIVANTDIIPTLLDVLDLKEKPDVKSYLSKLEGKSLFRDLDAERKIIVTNNNEISLYKVGISYLKGNLHYLMNLNTIPPKEKLYDLSKDPNELQDLWPKLTETEKEKYRKEMQECGLCRDLYESIGIRPTNSNRIDSGNSRNETVSFE